ACTTTGTTCAGATGAACTTGTCTTTGGAGAACGTCAACATGTTTGATAAACTTACATTTGAATCTTTTATTGGGATCGCAGTTTTCTCCATTACTGCTTTTTGGATGCAGAAAGATCCTGggcaaaaaatcattttaatttccttgaaaatggaaaagaagttTCTTTCTACTAATATAGCATGGGATATGTACTGACTTACATAGCAGAGAGGTACTCCAAAGATACCTTTCCTCATTGAGAAGTTGGTACAAACCAATCTTTTCAGCCACTTCCcttatttcttgccattttaTAATTCAAAGTGACCTTGATAGAAGGAATTAGTTGGAAATGGAGTTGGCAATGTCAACTACCATTTTGCTTCTTGCGATTATGGGTGTTTGTGATTCTATCTGTAGACCCTAGATTGGTAGGGAGATCTGCTCATTCCGTTGCCAGACAAGAGACAACACAGTTTTACTTCCTAGTCATCTGCTTTCTCTTTCATACTTCTTTCATGGGACACATTGGACATCTTGACCCGTCTTCATTTGAATTCCtgcaattcattcatttttcaaatcctttcttttgtccattctttttttctatttgattcTACTTCTTTTTTACAAAAGTTCTCGCCATTTGTGGTATCGATATGGCATCTGGtcaaatttgttttgttttgcattCATTATATATTATTTGTTGCTTATCGATGAGAAATAACTTCCTTTACATGGGAATGTTGATTTGATACAGGCATGGATTATGCAGATCCAAAAAAGAAGACCAATATTGTCGGGAAGATTATTTTGGCTGCTACCCTTACTGCAGTATGCATAATAATGCTGAAGCAATCTCCAAATTTCAGTACACCAAGTCGGGTAATTACTGACAACATGCCAAGAACAGTACTTGTTGAACTCCTATGATTTTAATGGCTTGTTAATTCTCCTGCATGCCTGCCCTTCCTAACACCCTCTACTGTACCGACAAATGGAATGAAGAATAGTACATTGTTAATCTCCTGTAATTGTAATGGCTTGTTAATTCTTCCTGCATGCCTGCCCTTCCTAACACTCTCCCCATGCGGAAAGGTGGAAAAAAATGTAACTTACTGGAGGGGGTGCTAACGAAAGACGTACAAGCATAGTTGTGGATGTGACTGACCtaatgcaaaaaataaacacTGTTCATGTGACTGACTTATTGCATCACACTTCCCTCTGTGTCTAATTTTGCAAGCGGGAAGCTTTTCCTCACCAAGAGTGTTAGTTTGCTAGGATTATAATTATCAAACTTGATGTCTAACTTCTATTATCTGTTCTAATCGTCTGTCTCCCCTGTAGTTCTCCATTCATGAGCAGGGAGTGACCCATGTCTTAGTGACTGGAGGGGCAGGTTATATTGGTTCTCATGCAGCATTGCGGCTTTTGAAGGACTCGTATCGTGTGACCGTAGTTGTATGTAACTTCCTAATATCTGTATTTCTAGTTTGGATCATTTGTTCTTTTCTCTCCTTGTGTACTGAGCATCAAGAAAAATTGTCGTCTCTCAGGATAATCTCTCTCGGGGAAATCTAGCTGCTGTAAAGATTTTGCAGGAACTGTTTCCCGAGCCTGGAAGGCTGCAGTTTATCTATGCAGATTTGGGGGATGCAAAAAGTGTATCCTTAATGCACAATCATCTATTCGATTTGTTGGTTGTTTTGTTGGGATACTTCAAGGGGTTAGGGTGGCTTGAGGGTTTTGGGCTATGGCTATGGCTGATATTATGTTCTATCAAGAAAATATGTTTTAAGCATTTGACTTTTAACTAATAAATGACTTTCTAATGCGAATAACATTGAGCAACTcaatgtcaaattttgaacaaaagGTACATATTTGCAATTATAGCAACTAAGGTTATTTGTATATTCTTTTGTATTTACTGAAAATAAATCCTCAAACCAAAAGTCTGAAGCTGGGTTTTCTAGCTTCATGTGTTTGGCTTCAGCCAAAGCCCATGCCTAACTTATCTGCCAAATCAGATATTTGGCAGGAGAAGCCATTAGTTGGATGCAAAAGGCCCCTTATAAATAAGCAACActgttatttgaaaatttggtttggatttgttttctttgatttgCCATTAGgtcaacaaaatattttcagaaaatgcaTTTGATGCGGTGATGCATTTTGCTGCCGTAGCGTATGTTGGAGAAAGCACTCTAGAACCTCTGAGGTAtgtttttttggccttttaaaTATGTCACTTAAAATTGGTACATGAATTTTTGTGCGTCTGCATATAGGTCTTTCGGTATAGGTAGTATGTCAGATCCGCCTTTTGCTTTGCTGATGTGAACTGAGTAATAAATGGTTTAATGTGGAATGGTAAGAATTAGGACACTTTTGTTCTGTCTACATTGGCTAGACCAGGCTTCAAATATTAAGGATTAGGAATTGCACAGGCAACAACCATGTTTACTTTGTTATTTCATGTACATGAAATACATTGcaatctttttgccttttaGTTTGAGACTGTATAGGCTTCTGTTTGGAAAGGTCATAGTAGTGTGCTTATCTGTTCTGTTGTGTTCTGCATAGTACTGTTCTTGGTTATTCAGCTAGCATGGTTTGGCTTTGGCAGTTAACTCTAACTGATTGAGATATACTTATTCTTTTGGCAGTTTGACAAGATGAACATGTTGATTGAGAATTACTTATTCTTCTGACATGTCTGTTTGACAAGATGAAAGTTTTGATAGTTTGCTTGTTATTGTGGTTCGAAGTACTCTGCATTGTCATTCGTCCAAGTACTCTAATTGTCACAATTGTCATTTTGTATCCCCTCTATTATTTTCTTCATGGGATGTCAAAATTCACTGAATTTCCTCAGATGTAAATCGTAGTTTCATGTCTGACCTGCCATGGCAAAAAATCCTCTTTGTTTAGCGATGTGTCGTTTCTAGTGGAATTCCATACCAAGCAAAACACCATTGCAGTTGCTGGAGCAGTGGATTTTCCAGCAACTTTGCATTATGTCTCGGAGCTTCTCGCTAATTTGCGACCCACCATGAATGGCAAACTTTAGTCATCTAAAACTTCTCAATAACTGGCCTCATCATGCTGGGTATGAGTATGACAACTGTTTCTGCACAATCTTCTTACTCTTCACACTACTTGAACAATCTTACATTCATGGAGGAAAGATATGTTGATTGTTTGGCAAATGGCCCATGTCTAGTTATTAAAACTTGGATTCACGTGACACATAGTATACCAGCTTAGGCATGATGCAATAAGTATTTTTGATGAATATATACCTTTCTTGTCTAATCAttgtgtataaaaaaaattaagacacaTGGTTGTACTGCAAATTTGTCCTTTTCTGTTTTGAAATTTAGAGATAGGCTGTCCATAATCCATGGTGTTGATAAAATGATCTGACGTACTTCGTCCACCTTCTTGTTCAACATTAGGGTGGTGTACTATATGTCGTTGAAAATGAAGGATGATTGAGCATGTCTTCTATTTTCCCTCTAAGACTTTTAGAGATAGTATACTCAAGTAGGACTTTGGAGTAGGTAACAAATTTGGAGTTGCATTCATCCAGCTGGCATTAGGTGCATTTGAGTTTTTTATTGATGAACGTGAATAAAAGGTTGATTCTTTGACCCTCTTTAGTCATTGATGATGTGCTCCCTACCTTGCCAATTGTGACTGATTCTCTTAAGTTACTGAATCCGGATTCAGCAACAGACTATTAATATCACTTTCCAAAGGTTTGCGACTTTTCTAtgatgatttaaaaaattaaactgTCTTTCAAGGATGCTTGTAAACTCGATTGTGAACAGGAGTTCTATTTCTTATTGGGGctctggcttttttttttatttataaatttcctCCTGTGAATAGTTGTGAAGTTCTAAGTAGGTATCAGCCAGCTTGTGGGTAAAGAAGTcagaaattttaaaagatgattTAAAGTTTAAGTTTTTGTGGATTATCAcacttatttgataaaattaatAATGTTAGGATGAGAAAGTTCTCAATTCCTTTTAACACTAACATGCTACTTCTTAATATGTCTATGTACATGTAATGCTATATTTTGTTAGCATTTAATTTGACTGCGCAATTGTTTTTCCTAAAACCTTATGCTATTAGAGAAAGCGTCTATATGTTTTACATCTTAAGACTCTCCCTTATAGGAAGATTGACAGGATGATGAAGGCCTTATATAGCATGCGAACCAGATAAGTGGCGGTGAAACAATTTGTAGAAAATCAAGACGTATAAAAAGGGAGACCCAGATATATTTATCAGCTATCAAACTAAAGTTGAGTGTGCGATTGTCTCTAACAGAATTTTAGGCTGTTAAAGATTGGTGTTGTGAATAGAGAATTTAAAGTTAGACCTTAACAGTTTGCAAGGGTGATTCAACCAGCGGTTATTGAAGTCTGTACGATTTGCAATTAGTTACTTAAACTTTGATTTCAATCACTTGGAGTCCACATCAGCACCATGAGCGTCCATGTCAATACTTGGAAAATTGGTTCACTCGTATTAAGCTGCATTAATTGCGAAGAAATGGAAGTTTAGTACCATTTGGTGATTGCTAACTGCACCATAGTTCAGTGATCATAAGTTGTGTCTACCCGAAATTGCATATTCCCTATCTTGGTCGTTTTAAACTGAGTGCtcattccttattttttgtttgttctgaTGATCTGAAATTGCTTTTGTGGCTTTAAATCATCATTTAATGATCTTGGCAGGTATTACCACAACATCACATCGAACACACTGGTAGTATTAGAAGCTATGGCTGCGCATGGTGTCAAGACCTTGATATATTCTAGCACATGTGCAACTTACGGGGAGCCTGACAAGATGCCTATTACGGAGGACACTCCGCAGGTGAAAGTTATCACTTGTTGCAACTCTTTACCAGAGTATATGTCTTTGCATGCTTCTCGATATGTTCTTTTTCTACTGGGGCCGACTGCATTTTATTGTGGTGTAAGTTCAGGTTCCAATTAATCCTTATGGAAAGGCCAAAAAGATGGCAGAAGATATCATTCTTGATTTCTCTAAAAATTCTGACATGGCTATCATGATACTAAGGTATGTCTTGTACATGGAACACACGTTTGGTTTAAGAAAATCGAGACAATAATTATGATAATGTTATCATGTTTTTCCATTTGGtaggttagttttttttttttaaaatcaattttggttgCTTAGAATTTACATGACCTTATCTGTCATTTTGTTgctcttatatatttttctctcttaccATGACTAATTTTTATCAGTCGAAATCAAACACTTTTGTTTAGCTAcaatgttctttttttaatttttatttatgtattttttattgaagTGGTATTCTTATacaaaaaagttattttgtGAATCTTTTTGGAATATGCCAGTCTGTTTCTGTGAAGCTGTCACAGTATTGTAGGTCATGGTTGCCATCGATGCTGTACACATGCAATTCTTCATGGAGAACTCCCCATTTTGAAAATTGTCGCCTTTTGCTCGATCTATGATTTTCATGTTGCAGCATTGGCGGGCCtgaaatatatttataacagtGCTATACTATTTGCTTAATTTATTTTGGGATTATCTCTTCTATATTAATATGGATTTAGAATCATCAGTACATGGTAGTCTTATGATTTTATACTACtgccaatttttcttttctaaatgtTTAATGGGTGAATACTCCCAGGTACTTCAATGTGATCGGGTCAGACCCTGATGGTAGACTGGGAGAAGCACCACGACCTGAATTACGTGAACATGGACGAATATCGGGTGCTTGTTTTGATGCTGCCCGCGGGATCATTCCTGGGTTGAAGGTACGATGATATTGGGGTTTTATGGTTTGTGTCCAATTCTGCACTATTTTTTACTGGTATTAAGCTTGGCAATAaggctcttttgttttttgttttttgagtgGTTAGGAAATAGGACAGATCAATTGCCAATCtgaagtttttttgttttcacagGTTAAAGGAACAGACTATAGTACGCCGGACGGTACTTGTGTCAGGGATTATATTGATGTAACTGATTTAGTTGATGCTCACGTGAAAGCTCTTGAAAAGGCAAGACCCAAGAAAGTAGGAATATACAATGTTGGCACTGGCAAAGGTATGGGGAAATGAAGTTTATTCTTTTGATAAGAGGCACCTTTCCGTTTTCCTGTTTTCGTATTCGTTGAAAAGTTAGAGAGCTGACTTTGCTTTTGGTGGCATCTCTTGAAAAGCAAACTCTGGGAAAGTATGATGGGATACGAAACTTGTTTTGAAGCTTTCTAAACTACtttatttcgaaaaattaattttacaaGTACCTTTTATCAGTTGCAAAAACCTTAACCATAATGAGAAATATTATTGATAAAATAGGATACATGTGGATTGACAGAATTCCTAGTCACTTTCTTGAGAAGGTAGAAATTAAAAACACGAATCTGTTTGTGAATGGATGAAGAACTTGGATATGCCGGAGTGTTTATGCTTTGTGAGAAGAAACTGATGCATCTGTTTATGCTTTATCTTAGACACATGTTGGTATTTATTATGCGAACAGGTAGATCAGTGAAGGAATTTGTGGAGGCTTGCAAGAAGGCAACTGGAATGGACATCAAAGTCGATTTCCTGCCCCGCAGGCCGGGCGATTATGCAGAAGTGTATAGTGATCCCACCAAGGTCAAGCACGAGCTAAATTGGACAGCGAAATACACTGATCTTCAACAGAGCTTGGGTATTGCATGGAGATGGCAAAAGTCGCACCGCAACGGGTACGGAACTTCTAGAATGGCTGCTTGAAGCATCATATATGCGAGTCGTTACTAGGAAACTAACACAACCCCCCTGCTATGAAGTGCTGACTACACTCGATATTTCGATCTTCGCCATCACAGAAGTTAGAATGAAGGGGGTTGGGAAGTGAGGATAGATTTGATTCCTTCCGTCTTCTATATATTGGGTTAATTACAGGAAGAAGCAGCTCATTCTTTGCATGTATTGTAAACAGTTTAAATAAGGACGCGGGCCCTCCTTTTAGTCCACAAGTAttgtccttctctctctcagctTAGCTATTCATCAAGAATGCTCCTTATATGCAATTAGGCCTCTGCGACATGAGGAACGGATTGGCACCCGCACAACGCCCTTTCGGTGTCGCAAATACTTCTCGATTAAGCCCTAATTCGCATTTTATCCTGTGTTTTTACGTAATGTTTTGGAAAATCGAACTTTGGCCGATGCGCAGCACAATCAGGCGAAGTGACCATAGCATTTTACGTATCGGGTTGCCCCATTATGTGTAAACGTGTATCTTGAAAATATGCTGTGCAGCATGGCACGACGATGAAAGAGACGTTGAACGAGGACACTATGGAATTGTGAATGCagctttttgaaatttatatggGGGGTCACGTTTCCAGATTCGAATTTTGAATGATGCTTTCGAAATAAAATTAGGTGATTTGAGAACAGCTAGCGACTCTAAGGTATCATTTTGGTTATATATTCTCAATACAGGGGATCCCTAATTTCAGGATGTGTAATCGACATCAAGAAGTCGCAAAATTCTCGACATTTCAAATAACGGGCGTTTAGTCGGTGTTAGATTATGTCCATGAATGCGTTTGTTTGAGAGGATCCCACATAGGAAagtactctctttctctctcaggACAAAAACAAACACAATGAAGGCATTGCAATGTTATTTTGAGAATCGACCGCATTTATGTGGTGAAAACGTGAGTATCTTCGTGATCATATTCGGACCATCGATGGATTGAAGATTCACGGAGGAAGTGTCGATAATTCAACAAAGTTTTTGGGTAATTATGCAAATCGAACGTCGATAGATGTTAGTTCAATTTATGGATGTTAAATTCCAACATTGGAATTAGAGTCTTGATTAAAGAATTTATGACTTGGTTTTAGTCGAGTTTTGGCTTGATTGATACGGCTATACTGCTGTAGACAACGGTATTGTTCGGCgattttctctcaaattttgtcctgtggaaattatttttttatcacgagaTGAGATAGATCTCGTTGAGACGAGAAAAAACTGACGGGTGGTAGGCGCTCGGGGGACGTCGTACGCGCCGGACGCGCAAAGAAAGTGAGAAGTCGCGTGGGACGAGCagtggagaaaaaaagagaagaaaagagtgGACTGTCGCGTCGAACGCGAAAAGAAGAAAGGCGCGTGCTCCTGCGCTCCAATTGCAGCAGGCGCCTGCAAGGCACACGCCAGTGCTTCTGTGCAAGCGCGTGCCTAGCACGCGCCAGAGGACCCGCCCCCGAGCGGCGGTTGGGgcgaattttttgtttttttcggtTCTGCCCTCGCTCATGCTAAAATTTTTCAGTTTTACCACTGCTggttaatttactttttttgcccctgtaggcatatatatatatatatatatatatatatatatatattgttttatCCCTCCATGCAATTtggttaatatattttttttacatatgaaattaaatatGCGTATGAGGTCCAATCGGGGCGTTCTTGGTACCTGCTTGTTCGTATTGAAATGCTCTACATTGTGGtgtatttattttacatgtttgaaGCTTTAAAAAGTCTAAAAATGCAAACAAAACCCTAAATACTCGTATATTTTGGGGgtactttttgcatttttacctATATTTCcctattattttttgaaatacagAACTTAGCTTACATGTAAGTGGCCACATACATATGATGTATTTCATGGTTCATATTTAGCATGTATAAGACGCTTGCCATTTTAGTTCAAAACAATCTCGAACAATGGCGGGAGATTTACCTTGTATTCTGCATTCGATGATAATTGATGCTTGAATTACTTGTTTATGGATTCACATCATGTTATGTTTTATGATTATAATAAAACGTGATCATTGGATCATATGTTTCGATTATATTTTCTAGTGGGAGTTTGTAGGTTGGTAGAATTCGATGGAATTCTCACATAGAACTTAAATTTTGCAAGAAGTGAACTAAATGCATGATATTGAGACAATCGTAACACATAAGCTGATTGGGAACACGGTGAACTTTCATTTCAGTGTCTTTTGTtgaattatcatttatttaggTTCCTTTTAActgcaaaataaatatgtgtGTTAATGTGAAAAATGTGCTAGCAGTAATTCTGCGCTTGTTCCGTCAATATATAATTATCATTGATTCGTGACTTCGAATTTAAGACTATTGTGGTTGACCTCATCAAGGTGAGAAACTCACTTGTGAGAATTATGATATGTGGCACCGAAAGGTTCAATACATCCTTGAAAAGCAAGTGGCTTTGGAAACCCTCAACCACACTATGGATGAACCTGAGCAAGGAACTTCTGCTCAGCACGGAAGAGATCAAGAAGGTTATCAagcttaaataaataaataaaaaatagcattGCTCACAACACGTTCTTTGGTTGTATGCGGGATGATCTCATGTGTGAGTTTGAAGATTTCAATAGCGCTCAAGAAATTTGGGCTACCTTGAAAGATAAAATTGGGGGTATGTTTGCTAATAAATTGAGGAAGATCGTCAAGTGTCAAACTTGATACACGAGCTCTAGACAGCAGGTCATACTCTAATTGATAAATAGCAAATTCAGACTATTATTAAGTCGCTTCCTAATAGTTGGGAGCATATGAAGATCAACATGATACATAATGAGAATATCATAACTTTTGATGATATAGCATGTCATTAGAAATTAGAGGATGAGCGCATAGAGGCTGCAAGATCTTTTGCAGATGCTTATGTTGCTGAATTTAGTTTGTACAAGGCTTCGGGCTTCAAACACTAGAGGAACTATAGATTCAACAACAATGGGAAGGAGACTAGTCGGGCACCCAAAAGAATAAAAACCATTCTACACAAGAAGCATGGTGGGAAGAAGGACTAGACCAATATGAAATGCTACAAATGTGGCAAGTTGGGTTATTTCGCTCGTGAATGCACTAAGCTGAAAGAAGTAGCCAATTACTCCATTGCTTTAAGCAATACTTTTGTCTCTAGCACTATAATGCTTTCTAAATTATGTCTTATGTAGACTGAAGACTCGGGAGCAATAGATCATGTAACTAGAGACCGAGGAGTATTTGTAGAGTACCGTTGGATACTGCCTAAGAATAGATGGATATATGTTGAAAATAACTTATAATTGAGGTGAAAGGTATTGGCGCATGTGAATTGAACTTATGTGGTGGTCGACTTCAATTCCTACATGATGTCCTCTATGCTCTTGATATTCAGTAGAATTTGGTCTTTGTAGTTGTCTTTCTAAGCTTAGTTTATGTTATGAATTACCATGGTGATTGTGTTGATATTGAGTTTAGAACAGTTTATTGTGGTTCTTTTTATGTACTGAATGGTTTTATGATTTTGAACATTGACGATGTTTTGTACAATGTTAATGTTGATGgttgttttttctttaattgcatCTTGAGTAATGTGAATATTGATGCAAATGTTCGGCATGCTAAACTGGGTCACATTGGTTAGAAAGAACGAAAAGATTAGCTAGAAATGCATTTTAGGATTACTCGCTAAAATCGATCTACCCATATGTGAACATTGTCTAGTAGAAAAACAACTAGAGAACCATTTGCTAATGGAACCGGGGCTAAACCTCCACCGCAACTTGTACATTCTGACATTTGTGGTTTATTGAATGGGAGAGCGAGGCATGGAGTTTCATAGTTTCATCACTTTTATAGATGACTTTGCACGcttcgatcattttttttttcccgatctCCCATATGTCTGAAACATTGAATAGCTTTAGATGATATATGAGTTTGGCGAAGAATCGGTTAAAATTGATCACGAAGGTGAGTATCTGTCCGAGCAATTAGAGTTtctttgtgatgaaaagggTATAGTAAGACATTTACCTATTCATGGTACCCTCGTACCAAAATAGTGTTGCTAAGAGAAGGAATAGAACCCCACTAGAAATGGTTAAGTCTATAACAGCACAGGCAAATCTATCGATCTTATTTTGGGAGATGTGTTATTGATTGCTGCATATTTACTTAACCATGTGTCCTCTAAGTCAATCACTTCCACTCCTTAATTATAGATTGGTAGAAAATCAGATTTATGTAATCTCCGATCTTAGGGGTGCATAGAATTTTGTTCACAACTCTTCCCGTAAATATGGATAATTAGGTCATGTTGGGAAGAAATGTATCTTCATTAGATATTCTGATCACTCCAAAGGGAATGTGTTCATGGGTGAACAAGTTGATGGAAGTGTGATTGAAATGGAGTCACAAGATGTCAAGTTCTTGGAGAACGTTTTTCCTAGTAGAGGTAAGATTGATAAGGATTTTTAGTTATATGATATAGAAGGTCATGATAACACACCCACTAATGTTGattgaagaaaataatgatttacctcAACATATTGAACTTAATGGGAGTGTTGCATTGTCTAGTGAACTGAATCCATAAGGAGTTCAGTTATGTAAGAGTAATCGTACAAGCAATCCCCGTCATcgttttgagattgaaggggaagTATTTATGACTGCTACACAAGACGATGCCGAGCCTAAGATAGTTGAAGAGGCTCTCTTATCTCCTAacaaggaagaatggaaaaatacTTTGGAAGATAAAATGGAGTCTATGAGAGCAAACCATATCCGGGACTTGGTTGATCTACCACCCGGATGTAGGGATGTTGATGataaatggattttcaagatCAAGCGTAGGGCGAATGG
The sequence above is drawn from the Rhodamnia argentea isolate NSW1041297 chromosome 9, ASM2092103v1, whole genome shotgun sequence genome and encodes:
- the LOC115756025 gene encoding UDP-arabinose 4-epimerase 1, whose protein sequence is MLNIGRNRSQGRSNRSMSLGMGSMDYADPKKKTNIVGKIILAATLTAVCIIMLKQSPNFSTPSRFSIHEQGVTHVLVTGGAGYIGSHAALRLLKDSYRVTVVDNLSRGNLAAVKILQELFPEPGRLQFIYADLGDAKSVNKIFSENAFDAVMHFAAVAYVGESTLEPLRYYHNITSNTLVVLEAMAAHGVKTLIYSSTCATYGEPDKMPITEDTPQVPINPYGKAKKMAEDIILDFSKNSDMAIMILRYFNVIGSDPDGRLGEAPRPELREHGRISGACFDAARGIIPGLKVKGTDYSTPDGTCVRDYIDVTDLVDAHVKALEKARPKKVGIYNVGTGKGRSVKEFVEACKKATGMDIKVDFLPRRPGDYAEVYSDPTKVKHELNWTAKYTDLQQSLGIAWRWQKSHRNGYGTSRMAA